The following proteins are encoded in a genomic region of Actinomadura sp. NAK00032:
- a CDS encoding DUF2786 domain-containing protein produces MTEAVTALARGDGAAFQDLVAELEHGPGTPRWTLSADRHLAGRLRQGVSTAWNRGWQPADVVRFASRRCTALHAGLAADAIAGEMRAYSATTVDALWHEQLASLDATVWWTDDDAHPAEWCDREGVERADYIATAIELVHLLETLPKLPPLAPPPGSGSSGTGAPPSEPMRDVDQRMLGKVRALLAKAESTEFPEEAEALSARAQELIARHSIDHVLLAAETGDMGGPAGRRIAVDNPYEAPKAVLLTVVADANRCRAVWHRELGFSTVLGFPADLAAVEMLFTSLLVQATSAMVHAGPRRDARGRSRTRSFRHAFLNAYASRIGERLREAADGAADRAAAGAGGKDLLPVLAARDRAVEQAVDTMFPNLAQGRAGSVSNYEGWVAGRAAADLASLNGRSEVTGAFRRP; encoded by the coding sequence GTGACCGAGGCGGTCACCGCGCTGGCGCGGGGTGACGGCGCGGCCTTCCAAGACCTCGTGGCCGAGCTGGAGCACGGGCCCGGCACACCGCGGTGGACGCTCAGCGCCGACCGCCACCTGGCCGGCCGCCTGCGGCAGGGCGTCAGCACGGCGTGGAACCGGGGCTGGCAGCCCGCCGACGTGGTCAGGTTCGCCTCCCGCCGGTGCACCGCCCTGCACGCGGGGCTCGCGGCGGACGCGATCGCCGGTGAGATGCGCGCCTACTCCGCCACCACCGTGGACGCCCTCTGGCACGAGCAGCTCGCCTCCCTCGACGCCACCGTCTGGTGGACGGACGACGACGCGCACCCGGCCGAATGGTGCGACCGCGAAGGCGTGGAACGCGCCGACTACATCGCGACGGCGATCGAGCTCGTCCACCTACTGGAGACGCTGCCGAAGCTCCCGCCCCTGGCACCGCCGCCCGGCTCGGGCTCCTCCGGGACGGGCGCGCCCCCGTCGGAGCCGATGCGGGACGTCGACCAGCGGATGCTCGGCAAGGTCCGCGCCCTGCTCGCCAAGGCCGAGTCGACCGAGTTCCCCGAGGAGGCCGAGGCGCTCAGCGCGCGCGCACAGGAGCTCATCGCGCGGCACAGCATCGACCATGTGCTGCTGGCCGCGGAGACGGGCGACATGGGCGGGCCCGCCGGGCGTCGCATCGCGGTGGACAACCCCTACGAGGCGCCGAAGGCCGTCCTGCTGACGGTCGTGGCCGACGCGAACCGCTGCCGCGCGGTCTGGCATCGGGAGCTGGGGTTCTCCACGGTCCTGGGCTTCCCGGCCGACCTGGCCGCGGTGGAGATGCTGTTCACGTCGCTGCTCGTCCAGGCGACGTCCGCCATGGTGCACGCGGGTCCGCGGCGCGACGCGCGGGGACGCTCACGCACGCGGTCGTTCCGGCACGCCTTCCTCAACGCGTACGCGTCCCGCATCGGGGAGCGCCTCCGCGAGGCCGCCGACGGGGCCGCGGACCGGGCGGCCGCGGGCGCCGGCGGGAAGGATCTTCTTCCCGTACTGGCGGCGCGCGACCGGGCCGTCGAGCAGGCCGTCGACACGATGTTCCCGAACCTCGCCCAAGGGCGGGCGGGTTCCGTCTCCAACTACGAGGGCTGGGTGGCCGGGCGCGCCGCCGCGGACCTCGCCAGCCTGAACGGGCGCTCCGAGGTCACCGGGGCGTTCCGCCGTCCTTAG
- a CDS encoding siderophore-interacting protein → MMSAEQRAQGRRVRERLLDLMFVRGRIEDVRPAPGRMRWIRVGGVPGLDWTPGQQVRVHVADITSARTWVSGAVRNALRTYSVWEYDASAGVLELCVMDHGEGGPGARWARAARPGQEVVFGRPEGAFGLRPGAAFHLFAGEETASVPFGAMLRATPPDAAVHGVIEVSGPADRLPLPRAGELTWRHRGGASAASSATLVAAVRDLDLPAEPGIAYVAGEARTVQAVSAHLVGDRGWPRGSVLVKPFWTPGKRGME, encoded by the coding sequence ATGATGTCCGCGGAACAACGCGCGCAGGGCCGCCGGGTCCGGGAGCGGCTGCTCGACCTGATGTTCGTGCGCGGCCGGATCGAGGACGTCCGGCCCGCGCCCGGCCGCATGCGCTGGATCCGGGTCGGCGGCGTACCCGGCCTCGACTGGACGCCCGGCCAGCAGGTCCGGGTGCACGTGGCGGACATCACCTCCGCCCGGACCTGGGTCAGCGGGGCCGTCCGCAACGCGCTGCGCACCTACTCGGTGTGGGAGTACGACGCCTCCGCCGGCGTGCTGGAACTCTGTGTCATGGACCACGGCGAGGGCGGGCCGGGGGCGCGCTGGGCGCGGGCCGCGCGGCCGGGGCAGGAGGTCGTCTTCGGCCGGCCGGAAGGGGCCTTCGGCCTCCGCCCCGGCGCCGCCTTCCACCTGTTCGCCGGCGAGGAGACGGCGTCCGTCCCGTTCGGCGCCATGCTGCGGGCCACTCCGCCGGACGCGGCCGTCCACGGTGTGATCGAGGTCTCCGGGCCGGCGGACCGGCTGCCGCTGCCGCGCGCCGGCGAGCTGACCTGGCGCCATCGCGGGGGCGCCTCGGCCGCCTCCTCCGCGACGCTCGTGGCGGCCGTGCGGGACCTCGACCTCCCGGCCGAGCCGGGAATCGCCTACGTGGCCGGGGAGGCACGCACCGTGCAGGCGGTCAGCGCCCATCTCGTCGGCGACCGCGGCTGGCCCCGCGGATCCGTGCTGGTCAAGCCGTTCTGGACGCCCGGCAAGCGCGGGATGGAGTGA
- a CDS encoding thiamine pyrophosphate-binding protein, with amino-acid sequence MRPIEALLEIARDEGVTRIFGNPGTTELPLMDALAEAPGLHYVLGLQEASVVAMADGHARASRRTSLVSLHVAAGVANGLIGMLNALRSRTPMVVVAGQQDRRHLVQDPMLSGDLVGLASAAVKRAVEVQHARDLPIVLRRAFALAARPPAGPVLVSVPMDLLAEDAGVAVPARSPVTGPGPADAGEAAALLANADRPVVIAGDGVGRAGAVAELVAVAERLGAAVHHQPMNDGIDFPTGHPLYAGMLAPRNAAVREVLAGHDAALIAGCHAFMPHHYTPGPAVPDGLAVVQVDEDPAEIGRNFAVRHGLTGDLAGTLRALAEHLDGRIPAARERAERLGAAHARARKATEAAARAAYGPAPLDPRAAAHAVAAGLPDGAVVVEEAITAGLLLRAVLRQDLPGSYVHTVGGGLGWGIGAAIGTRMADPDRPVVAVLGDGCAMFGVQGLWSAARYEVPVAFVVMNNGEYRTLKDTLDEGGGPSARHGRYVGMDLGPPAIDWRSAAGAFGIGAVRAGSADELRDAVAGVKDLAAPLLIEAPITGHAADRRAARGAGR; translated from the coding sequence ATGAGGCCGATCGAGGCGCTGCTGGAGATCGCCCGCGACGAGGGCGTGACGCGGATCTTCGGCAACCCCGGCACGACCGAGCTCCCCCTCATGGACGCGCTGGCGGAGGCTCCGGGCCTGCACTACGTGCTGGGCCTGCAGGAGGCGTCGGTGGTGGCGATGGCGGACGGGCACGCGCGCGCGTCCCGGCGGACGTCCCTGGTCAGCCTGCACGTGGCGGCGGGCGTGGCCAACGGGCTGATCGGGATGCTGAACGCGCTGCGCTCCCGGACGCCGATGGTGGTCGTGGCGGGCCAGCAGGACCGGCGGCACCTCGTCCAGGACCCGATGCTGTCGGGCGACCTGGTCGGGCTCGCGTCGGCGGCGGTGAAGCGGGCGGTCGAGGTGCAGCACGCCCGCGACCTGCCGATCGTGCTGCGCCGCGCGTTCGCGCTGGCGGCGCGTCCCCCGGCGGGCCCGGTGCTGGTGTCGGTGCCCATGGACCTGCTCGCCGAGGACGCCGGCGTCGCGGTGCCGGCCCGGTCCCCGGTGACGGGCCCCGGCCCGGCCGACGCCGGGGAGGCGGCGGCGCTGCTGGCGAACGCGGACCGGCCCGTGGTGATCGCCGGCGACGGCGTCGGGCGGGCGGGTGCGGTCGCGGAGCTGGTGGCGGTGGCCGAGCGGCTCGGCGCGGCCGTCCACCACCAGCCGATGAACGACGGGATCGACTTCCCCACCGGGCATCCGCTGTACGCGGGGATGCTCGCGCCGCGCAACGCGGCCGTCCGGGAGGTGCTCGCCGGGCATGACGCGGCGCTCATCGCGGGCTGCCACGCGTTCATGCCGCACCACTACACGCCCGGCCCCGCCGTCCCGGACGGGCTGGCGGTCGTGCAGGTGGACGAGGACCCCGCCGAGATCGGGCGCAACTTCGCCGTCCGGCACGGGCTGACCGGAGACCTGGCCGGGACGCTGCGGGCGCTGGCCGAGCATCTGGACGGGCGCATTCCGGCGGCGCGGGAGCGGGCCGAGCGGCTCGGGGCCGCGCACGCCCGCGCGCGCAAAGCGACTGAGGCGGCCGCGCGGGCCGCCTACGGGCCCGCCCCGCTCGATCCGCGGGCCGCCGCGCACGCCGTCGCGGCGGGCCTGCCGGACGGGGCGGTGGTGGTCGAGGAGGCGATCACCGCCGGCCTGCTGCTGCGGGCCGTGCTGCGGCAGGACCTGCCCGGCTCGTACGTCCACACGGTCGGCGGCGGTCTCGGCTGGGGCATCGGCGCGGCGATCGGCACCCGGATGGCCGACCCGGACCGCCCGGTCGTCGCGGTGCTCGGCGACGGGTGCGCCATGTTCGGCGTCCAGGGCCTGTGGAGCGCGGCCCGGTACGAGGTCCCGGTCGCGTTCGTGGTGATGAACAACGGGGAGTACCGGACGCTCAAGGACACCCTGGACGAAGGCGGCGGGCCGTCCGCGCGGCACGGCCGCTACGTCGGGATGGACCTCGGTCCCCCGGCGATCGACTGGCGGAGCGCGGCCGGGGCGTTCGGCATCGGCGCGGTGCGCGCCGGTTCCGCGGACGAGCTGCGGGACGCGGTCGCCGGCGTCAAGGACCTGGCCGCGCCCCTGCTCATCGAGGCCCCCATCACCGGGCACGCCGCGGATCGCCGGGCGGCGCGCGGGGCGGGCCGGTGA
- a CDS encoding IclR family transcriptional regulator has product MDGRAAGGEPPRSVMARGLSLLDAFGSADTELTLTELAARTGLPKPTAHRLLGELVRWGGVERTDAGYRLSMRLFVLGQRAPRPRGLREAALPYLEDLYEATHENIHLAVLDGTDTLFLEKVSGRRSMPIVSRVGGRLPAYCTATGKLFLALGRPERLDDVLAAGLARHTPHTIVMPGLLRRELARTADRGYAVNREESEAGVSAVAAPILDRRRRAIAAISITGHVCRLDLDRLAPAVRTAARALSRELAREGPGELKTGIPR; this is encoded by the coding sequence ATGGACGGTCGTGCCGCGGGCGGGGAGCCGCCGAGGTCGGTGATGGCGCGCGGGCTCAGCCTGCTGGACGCCTTCGGCTCCGCCGACACCGAGCTGACCCTCACCGAGCTCGCCGCCCGCACCGGGCTGCCGAAGCCGACCGCGCACCGCCTGCTCGGCGAGCTGGTGCGCTGGGGCGGCGTCGAGCGGACGGACGCCGGCTACCGGCTGAGCATGCGGCTGTTCGTGCTGGGCCAGCGCGCGCCCCGGCCGCGGGGCCTGCGCGAGGCGGCGCTGCCCTACCTGGAGGACCTGTACGAGGCGACGCACGAGAACATCCACCTGGCCGTCCTGGACGGGACGGACACGCTGTTCCTGGAGAAGGTCAGCGGGCGGCGGTCGATGCCGATCGTGTCGCGGGTGGGCGGCCGCCTGCCCGCGTACTGCACGGCGACCGGGAAGCTGTTCCTCGCGCTCGGGCGGCCGGAGCGGCTGGACGACGTCCTGGCGGCCGGCCTCGCCCGGCACACCCCGCACACGATCGTCATGCCGGGGCTGCTGCGGCGCGAGCTGGCGCGGACCGCCGACCGCGGCTACGCCGTCAACCGCGAGGAGTCCGAGGCCGGGGTGTCCGCAGTGGCGGCGCCGATCCTCGACCGGCGGCGGCGCGCCATCGCCGCGATCTCGATCACCGGGCACGTGTGCCGGCTGGACCTGGACCGGCTCGCGCCGGCCGTCCGCACCGCGGCGCGGGCGCTGTCGAGGGAGCTGGCGCGGGAGGGCCCCGGAGAGCTGAAAACGGGGATTCCCCGGTGA
- a CDS encoding SDR family NAD(P)-dependent oxidoreductase encodes MTDTPFMSGPPSGGASGGTSGAGTRRVALVTGAAGGLGREFAVALAARGHRIAGLDLADMSGTGELVGDAFHPVRADVTDPEEVEAAVQETADRFGGLHIVVNNAGIYPPLEFEDTALEDWRRIMRVNLDGPFLVARAALPHLKAAGWGRIVNIASAVVFLGPPDLVAYTTSKAGLVGFTRALASAVGAHGITVNAIAPGLTRTATAARTTGADGGFERVRDLQVVRAVAEPGDLVSTLLYVCGEGSGFLTGQTINVDGGSAMH; translated from the coding sequence ATGACCGATACGCCGTTCATGAGCGGCCCGCCGTCCGGCGGCGCGTCCGGCGGCACGTCCGGAGCCGGGACGCGGCGGGTCGCGCTCGTCACCGGCGCGGCGGGCGGGCTGGGGCGGGAGTTCGCGGTCGCCCTCGCGGCCCGCGGGCACCGGATCGCGGGCCTCGACCTCGCCGACATGTCGGGCACCGGGGAGCTGGTCGGCGACGCCTTCCATCCCGTGCGGGCGGACGTCACCGACCCAGAGGAGGTCGAGGCGGCGGTGCAGGAGACCGCGGACCGGTTCGGCGGCCTGCACATCGTGGTGAACAACGCGGGCATCTACCCGCCGCTGGAGTTCGAGGACACCGCGCTGGAGGACTGGCGCCGGATCATGCGGGTGAACCTGGACGGCCCGTTCCTGGTGGCCCGCGCCGCGCTCCCCCACCTGAAGGCCGCCGGCTGGGGGCGGATCGTGAACATCGCGTCGGCCGTGGTGTTCCTCGGCCCGCCCGACCTGGTCGCCTACACCACGTCCAAGGCCGGGCTCGTCGGGTTCACCCGGGCGCTGGCGAGCGCGGTCGGCGCCCACGGGATCACGGTGAACGCGATCGCGCCCGGCCTCACCCGGACGGCGACCGCCGCCCGTACGACCGGCGCCGACGGCGGGTTCGAGCGGGTCCGCGACCTGCAGGTCGTCCGGGCCGTGGCCGAGCCCGGGGACCTCGTGTCCACGCTGCTGTACGTGTGCGGCGAGGGCAGCGGCTTCCTCACCGGGCAGACGATCAACGTCGACGGCGGGTCCGCCATGCACTGA
- a CDS encoding winged helix DNA-binding domain-containing protein translates to MTETLSIRALNRATLARQMLLAREAVPVTEAVARLGGMQAQEPKPPFLGLWSRLDGFQASDVHTALHERALVRATMMRATLHLVTGDDYTAFRTTLQPMLDGALRVLGDRAKGLNLDEVVPAAGALLTDGPRTFNEVRALLQEQFPDVNDRALGYAVRLCVPLVMVPTQDRWGFPRTAQFTLAGGWLGSEPSAETALDALMLRYLAAYGPASAADAQTWSGLASAGAALERLRPGLRIFADDKGRELFDLPDAPRPGEDVPAPARFLPEFDSLVLAHADRRRVISDADRPMLTTKNLRVRAVFLWDGFARGIWDTEYKRKVATLTMRPFERLPQAAVKALTKEGEALLRFLEPDAKETVVTVEA, encoded by the coding sequence GTGACGGAGACACTGAGCATCCGGGCCCTGAACCGGGCGACACTGGCGCGGCAGATGCTGCTCGCACGGGAGGCGGTCCCGGTCACCGAGGCGGTGGCGCGGCTGGGCGGCATGCAGGCGCAGGAGCCCAAGCCGCCGTTCCTGGGGTTGTGGTCGCGCCTGGACGGTTTCCAGGCGTCCGATGTCCATACGGCCTTGCACGAGCGTGCGCTCGTCCGGGCCACCATGATGCGGGCCACACTGCATCTGGTTACAGGCGACGACTACACGGCGTTCCGTACGACCCTCCAGCCGATGTTGGACGGCGCCCTGCGCGTCCTGGGCGACCGCGCCAAGGGGCTGAATCTGGACGAGGTCGTGCCCGCCGCGGGCGCGCTGCTCACGGACGGCCCTCGGACCTTCAACGAGGTCCGTGCGCTGCTCCAGGAGCAGTTCCCGGACGTCAACGACCGCGCCCTCGGCTACGCCGTCCGGCTGTGCGTGCCGCTGGTGATGGTCCCCACACAGGACAGATGGGGGTTTCCGCGTACGGCGCAGTTCACACTCGCGGGCGGCTGGCTGGGATCCGAGCCGTCCGCGGAGACGGCGCTCGACGCGTTGATGCTCCGGTACCTGGCGGCCTACGGGCCGGCCTCCGCCGCCGACGCCCAGACGTGGTCGGGCCTGGCGTCCGCCGGTGCGGCCCTTGAGCGCCTGCGGCCCGGCCTCCGCATCTTCGCCGACGACAAGGGCCGGGAGCTGTTCGACCTGCCGGACGCGCCGCGTCCCGGAGAGGACGTGCCGGCACCGGCGCGGTTCCTGCCCGAGTTCGACAGCCTCGTCCTGGCGCACGCGGATCGCAGACGCGTCATCTCCGACGCCGACCGGCCCATGCTCACCACCAAGAACCTGCGCGTCCGCGCCGTCTTCCTCTGGGACGGCTTCGCTCGCGGCATCTGGGACACCGAATACAAGCGAAAGGTCGCCACCCTGACGATGCGGCCTTTCGAGCGCCTCCCCCAGGCGGCCGTCAAGGCGCTGACCAAGGAAGGGGAGGCGCTCCTACGCTTCCTGGAGCCCGACGCCAAGGAGACTGTCGTCACCGTCGAGGCGTAG
- a CDS encoding helix-turn-helix domain-containing protein, with protein sequence MARTLSRGTRVTGAERTQLAAELAPRYAAGESIRDLAAETGRSYGFIYNVLKEAGVPLRGRGGNTRRKKA encoded by the coding sequence GTGGCTCGAACACTGTCGAGGGGCACCCGTGTCACCGGTGCCGAACGCACGCAGCTCGCCGCCGAGCTCGCCCCGCGCTACGCGGCCGGTGAGAGCATCCGCGACCTGGCGGCCGAGACCGGCCGGTCGTACGGGTTCATCTACAACGTGCTGAAGGAGGCGGGAGTGCCGCTGCGCGGGCGCGGCGGCAACACCCGGCGCAAGAAGGCCTGA
- a CDS encoding helix-turn-helix transcriptional regulator, which translates to MAKDYIDRHLHDPGLSTRRVASALGISVRHLSRVFEPEGLTPVRYVMDRRLAKAKADLADPASSAATVAEIAHRHGFASQAHFTRVFRERFGTTPGAIRPR; encoded by the coding sequence GTGGCCAAGGACTACATCGACCGGCATCTCCACGATCCCGGGCTGAGCACCCGGCGCGTCGCGTCCGCTCTGGGCATCTCCGTCCGCCACCTCAGCCGCGTCTTCGAACCGGAGGGCCTCACACCGGTCCGCTACGTCATGGACCGTCGGCTGGCGAAGGCCAAGGCGGACCTGGCAGACCCGGCATCGTCCGCGGCGACCGTCGCGGAGATCGCGCACCGCCACGGTTTCGCCAGTCAGGCCCACTTCACCCGCGTGTTCCGCGAGCGCTTCGGCACCACCCCCGGCGCGATCCGGCCGCGCTGA
- a CDS encoding long-chain-fatty-acid--CoA ligase: MEYRVVSIVRDHARERGTAPAVTGDGRTVSYAELDERSSRAAQALRAAGLAPGSRAAYVGKNAPEFFDLLFGAAKIGAVTVPVNWRLTPAEIAAIVADAGAPVTVLDAEFADLADALPGRVVLTGGEHERWLAGQPADDPGFTGEPDDIVVQLYTSGTTGVPKGVQLSNANFEVGERMARRWRLDGSSASLVPMPLFHIGGSGWALAGLYAGCRQVLVRDIDPAALVDTFERERITNAFIVPAVLQFMCQVPGAAGRDYSALRAITYGASPITSEVLRRALDTFKAPLFQLYGMTETTGAIVQLEPEDHDPEGPRAQLMRSAGRPYDWVEVKIVEPGGDAERAPGEVGEVLTRSPQNTPGYWNRPEETARLRAGDGWLRTGDAGYLDAEGYLFLTDRIKDMIVTGAENVYPIEVEEVLAAHPAIADVAVIGVPDERWGETVKAVVVLAPGAALTGDEVLAYARERLAGFKRPRSVDFVDALPRNPSGKILKKDLRAPYWDGLGRTIA; this comes from the coding sequence GTGGAGTACCGGGTCGTGTCCATCGTCCGAGACCACGCCCGCGAGCGGGGCACGGCGCCCGCCGTCACTGGGGACGGGCGGACCGTGAGCTACGCCGAACTCGACGAGCGCTCCAGCCGGGCCGCGCAGGCCCTGCGGGCGGCGGGGCTCGCCCCCGGGTCGCGGGCCGCCTACGTCGGCAAGAACGCGCCGGAGTTCTTCGACCTGCTGTTCGGCGCGGCGAAGATCGGCGCCGTGACGGTCCCCGTGAACTGGCGGCTGACCCCCGCCGAGATCGCGGCGATCGTCGCGGACGCGGGCGCGCCGGTGACCGTGCTGGACGCCGAGTTCGCGGACCTCGCGGACGCGCTGCCCGGCCGCGTCGTCCTGACCGGCGGCGAGCACGAGCGCTGGCTGGCCGGGCAGCCGGCCGACGACCCCGGGTTCACGGGCGAGCCGGACGACATCGTCGTGCAGCTCTACACCTCCGGCACGACCGGGGTTCCGAAGGGCGTCCAGCTCAGCAACGCCAACTTCGAGGTGGGCGAGCGGATGGCCCGCCGCTGGCGGCTGGACGGCTCGTCGGCGAGCCTCGTCCCGATGCCGCTGTTCCACATCGGCGGCTCGGGCTGGGCGCTGGCCGGGCTGTACGCGGGCTGCCGGCAGGTGCTCGTCCGCGACATCGACCCGGCCGCGCTGGTCGACACCTTCGAGCGGGAGCGGATCACGAACGCGTTCATCGTCCCGGCCGTCCTGCAGTTCATGTGCCAGGTGCCGGGTGCGGCGGGACGCGACTACTCGGCGCTGCGCGCGATCACCTACGGCGCGTCCCCGATCACCTCGGAGGTGCTGCGCCGCGCGCTCGACACGTTCAAGGCGCCGCTGTTCCAGCTCTACGGGATGACGGAGACGACCGGCGCGATCGTCCAGCTCGAACCCGAGGACCACGACCCCGAGGGCCCGCGCGCGCAGCTGATGCGCTCGGCCGGACGCCCCTACGACTGGGTCGAGGTGAAGATCGTCGAGCCGGGCGGGGACGCCGAGCGCGCGCCCGGCGAGGTCGGCGAGGTGCTGACGCGCTCCCCGCAGAACACCCCGGGATACTGGAACCGCCCGGAGGAGACGGCCCGGCTGCGGGCCGGGGACGGCTGGCTCCGCACGGGCGACGCCGGCTACCTCGACGCCGAGGGCTACCTGTTCCTCACCGACCGGATCAAGGACATGATCGTCACCGGCGCGGAGAACGTGTACCCGATCGAGGTCGAGGAGGTCCTCGCGGCCCATCCGGCGATCGCGGACGTGGCGGTCATCGGCGTCCCGGACGAGCGCTGGGGCGAGACCGTCAAGGCCGTCGTCGTGCTCGCGCCGGGCGCCGCGCTGACCGGGGACGAGGTGCTCGCCTACGCGCGCGAGCGGCTCGCGGGCTTCAAGCGCCCGCGCTCGGTCGACTTCGTGGACGCGCTGCCGCGCAACCCCAGCGGCAAGATCCTCAAGAAGGACCTCCGCGCGCCCTACTGGGACGGGCTGGGCCGCACGATCGCCTGA
- a CDS encoding 2,4'-dihydroxyacetophenone dioxygenase family protein — MPEDATTEFWKSLKPIQNSQKPDALPEVYLPKVATDDDRYYVPFTETVGSRPLWINVKDNSWADILRATSAGLVNRHYHPHEVFAYTISGKWGYLERPWTATAGDFIYEAPGEGHTLVAYESGEPMKTMFIVKGPLIWLDENGDTEGYFDVHDYIAMCREHYDKVGLGSDYVDSLFR, encoded by the coding sequence ATGCCGGAGGACGCGACCACCGAGTTCTGGAAGAGCCTGAAGCCGATCCAGAACTCCCAGAAGCCGGACGCCCTGCCCGAGGTGTACCTGCCGAAGGTCGCCACCGACGACGACCGCTACTACGTGCCGTTCACCGAGACCGTCGGCTCGCGCCCGCTCTGGATCAACGTCAAGGACAACTCCTGGGCGGACATCCTGCGCGCCACCAGCGCCGGCCTGGTGAACAGGCACTACCACCCGCACGAGGTGTTCGCGTACACCATCTCCGGCAAGTGGGGCTACCTCGAACGCCCGTGGACGGCGACGGCCGGTGACTTCATCTACGAGGCCCCAGGCGAAGGCCACACGCTCGTCGCCTACGAGAGCGGCGAGCCGATGAAGACGATGTTCATCGTGAAGGGCCCGCTCATCTGGCTCGACGAGAACGGTGACACGGAAGGCTACTTCGACGTCCACGACTACATCGCGATGTGCCGCGAGCACTACGACAAGGTCGGCCTTGGCTCCGACTACGTCGACTCACTCTTCCGCTAA
- a CDS encoding class II glutamine amidotransferase produces MCRLFGMSTGGPRVRAAHWLLDAPRSLRAQSHRMQHGAGLGWFSLGGEPVRDRAPVAAFENADFDLHARNVPSHTFVSHVRDASVGGLTVRNCHPFVMSDRLFAHNGVVKGLDVLRTWLTEVEHAHVAGETDSELVFAYLTAEIRRRGDTTAGIVEAVRRIGAELPVFALNLLVAESGRLWALRYPESNELWVLSPGRGGVSEPGRPSGGPGPAEGGPVPAVVIASEPMDDDPGWRLLEPGELLVVDGLAEESLFPFAPPRHPLRRSDLSVREAASQTTAASQAAASPTAAVARVQGAEPPVPRLERVPVRVPLQAVIVRNGRPPAVPDPSV; encoded by the coding sequence ATGTGCCGGCTTTTCGGGATGAGTACGGGAGGCCCCCGCGTCAGGGCGGCGCACTGGCTGCTGGACGCGCCGCGGAGCCTGCGCGCCCAGAGCCACCGCATGCAGCACGGCGCGGGCCTCGGCTGGTTCTCGCTGGGCGGCGAGCCCGTCCGCGACCGCGCGCCCGTGGCCGCGTTCGAGAACGCCGACTTCGACCTGCACGCGCGCAACGTCCCGTCCCACACGTTCGTGTCGCACGTGCGGGACGCGTCCGTGGGCGGGCTGACCGTGCGCAACTGCCACCCCTTCGTGATGAGCGACCGGCTGTTCGCCCACAACGGCGTGGTGAAGGGGCTGGACGTGCTCCGGACGTGGCTGACCGAGGTCGAGCACGCCCACGTCGCCGGGGAGACCGATTCGGAGCTGGTGTTCGCCTACCTGACGGCCGAGATCCGGCGCCGCGGCGACACGACGGCCGGGATCGTCGAGGCGGTGCGCCGGATCGGCGCGGAGCTGCCGGTGTTCGCGCTCAACCTGCTCGTCGCCGAGTCCGGCCGCCTGTGGGCGCTGCGCTACCCGGAGAGCAACGAGCTGTGGGTGCTCTCCCCCGGGCGAGGCGGGGTGAGCGAGCCCGGACGCCCCTCCGGCGGCCCCGGCCCGGCGGAGGGCGGCCCCGTGCCCGCCGTCGTCATCGCCAGTGAGCCGATGGACGACGATCCCGGCTGGCGGCTCCTGGAGCCCGGTGAGCTGCTGGTGGTCGACGGGCTCGCCGAGGAGTCGCTCTTCCCGTTCGCGCCGCCGCGGCATCCGCTGCGCCGCTCGGACCTGTCCGTCCGCGAGGCCGCCTCCCAGACCACCGCCGCCTCCCAGGCCGCCGCCTCCCCGACGGCCGCCGTGGCGCGGGTCCAGGGCGCGGAACCGCCCGTGCCGCGACTGGAGCGGGTTCCGGTCCGGGTGCCGCTGCAGGCGGTGATCGTGCGGAACGGGCGGCCGCCAGCGGTTCCGGACCCGTCTGTCTAG